In one window of Erythrolamprus reginae isolate rEryReg1 chromosome 1, rEryReg1.hap1, whole genome shotgun sequence DNA:
- the LOC139156321 gene encoding extracellular calcium-sensing receptor-like encodes MLLDKCIFFFYVLRAYAPRQILCVSNHAWPISNSVLFYSILFYSILFCYAMPCHAILTYPILVYFCHSANCSNFSRSLLFQILANFRNVRFNNSAGDKISLSQNGLRTARYDIVNWVVHPNKYFVAEKIGQWNPRAAPGQEFTITSDGIIWASKKVPFARCGKKRCHAGERRRVPEGQPTCCYRCAPCPEGTISNQTDAAQCDPCPQDKYPNKEKDQCIVKKIHVLSYQEALRYTLASLALFLSLITSAVLVVFHKHHETPIVKANN; translated from the exons atgcttcttgacaaatgtatctttttcttttatgtactgagagcatatgcaccaagacaaattctttgtgtgtccaatcacgcttggccaataagtaattctgttctattctattctattctattctattctattctattctgctacgccatgccatgccatgccatcctAACATATCCTATTCTAGTCTATTTCTGCCATTCAGCTAATTGCTCCAATTTCTCAAGATCTCTTTTATTTCAGATTCTTGCCAATTTCAGGAATGTCCGATTCAACAACAGTGCTGGAGATAAAATTTCCTTGTCACAAAATGGACTGAGAACTGCTCGTTATGATATCGTCAACTGGGTTGTCCACCCCAATAAATATTTTGTGGCTGAGAAAATTGGGCAATGGAATCCCAGGGCTGCCCCAGGCCAGGAATTCACCATTACCTCTGATGGGATCATCTGGGCCTCAAAG aaggtgccctttgccaggtgtggcaagaagaggtgccatgcaggagagaggagacgagttccagagggccagcccACTTGCTGCTACAGATGTGCCCCTTGTCCAGAAGGAACCATCTCAAATCAGACAG atgCAGCCCAGTGTGACCCCTGCCCACAAGACAAGTATCCCAACAAGGAGAAAGACCAATGCATTGTAAAGAAGATCCACGTCCTCAGCTATCAAGAGGCCCTCAGATACACTTTGGCTTCTCtagctcttttcctttctctgatcaCATCTGCAGTACTGGTGGTTTTCCATAAACATCATGAAACACCAATAGTCAAGGCCAACAACTGA
- the LOC139158161 gene encoding vomeronasal type-2 receptor 26-like, producing MTALYLLLLLFCLFPPTTAKRRQALCVWRTVFMPKGTMHYYRRGDLIIGGNLPLQIHILSKVPDFQKEPFSLHYNTLPILKKYQEFLALEFAVTEINKDFVLLPNLTLGFHICDNVRIERIISLISLSLVSTWGQMIPGYKCDRQDLLLSIIGGDHPKSSWQMASIFSIYKVPQVKSAQYFTLSLKEESPFLQLGVGFEIPWEYRPVYPSFFRINPSDFSEYVGLVQLLLHFQWNWVGLGTSEDDSTEHFISTLIPMLKEKEICLAFIEGLNTKDIKIALQKFLSKIVFKAEVIILFGDSTDTVTFLSFLKASVTYGLVRLQNVWILTSHWKFTMQGDPSENIKPLYGALQFRENSGDVSEFSHFLLSLYRLIKEGDTILLDLWEKLFGCHISKPGKVLPKGKKQCTGKENLGDIPDFIFEMSMTGESYSIYNAIYSVAHALHAIYNSRAKPAMLTLGKRISNVEPWQILANLRNVHFNNSAGDEISFSQVGLRTARYDIVNWVVHPNKSLVPVKVGQKDPRAAPGQDFTINTDGIIWATKKVPFARCGKKRCHAGESRQVPEGKPICCYKCAECPEGTISNQTDAAQCDPCPEDKYPNKEKDQCIVKKIHFLSYQETLGYTLASLALFLSLITSAVLVVFRKHHETPIVKANNRDLTYILLVSLLLCFLCSFLFIGQPRKLTCLFRQTAFAIFFSLAVSSVLAKTVMVVLAFMATKPGNRARKFLGKPLTNCIILACPLVQAVLCAIWLITSPPFPNLDFHSLEGETILECQEGSVSMFYTVLAYLGFLALVSFITAFLARKLPDSFNEAKFITFSMLVFCSVWISFLPTYLSTKGKSMVAVEIFSILASGAGLLVCIFFPKCYIILLRPQLNCRDNIMGHKKL from the exons ATGACTGCGCTGTAtctcctgctgctgctcttctgccTCTTTCCTCCAACTACTGCTAAGAGGAGGCAAGCATTATGTGTGTGGAGGACTGTGTTCATGCCTAAAGGAACAATGCACTATTACAGACGCGGTGATCTCATTATTGGTGGGAATTTACCCCTTCAAATTCATATACTCTCCAAAGTCCCTGATTTTCAGAAGGAGCCATTCAGTCTTCATTATAATACTTT ACCCATACTCAAGAAATACCAAGAGTTCCTAGCCTTAGAGTTTGCAGTCACAGAGATCAACAAAGATTTTGTTCTCCTCcccaacctcacacttggcttcCACATTTGTGACAATGTTCGGATTGAGAGGATCATTTCTTTAATCAGCCTCTCCTTGGTCTCCACCTGGGGCCAAATGATTCCAGGTTATAAATGTGACAGGCAGGACCTTCTGCTCTCTATCATTGGAGGTGACCACCCCAAATCCTCATGGCAGATGGCTTCCATCTTCAGCATCtacaaggtcccacag GTGAAATCAGCACAATACTTTACTTTGTCTTTGAAAGAGGAATCTCCCTTTCTCCAGCTGGGTGTTGGCTTTGAGATCCCTTGGGAATATAGACCagtttatccttccttcttccggatTAATCCCAGTGACTTTTCAGAGTATGTGGGTTTAGTTCAGCTGCTCCTgcatttccagtggaactgggttgggcttgGGACCTCTGAAGATGACAGTACAGAACATTTCATTTCAACCTTGATACCAAtgttgaaggagaaggagatctgcctggCCTTTATCGAAGGTTTGAACACTAAGGACATAAAGATTGCATTACAGAAATTCCTTTCCAAAATTGTATTTAAAGCTGAAGTCATCATTTTGTTTGGAGATTCCACTGATACTGTAACATTTTTGTCATTTTTGAAAGCTTCTGTAACGTATGGATTGGTACGACTTCAAAATGTTTGGATCCTAACTTCTCACTGGAAATTTACTATGCAGGGAGACCCTTCTGAAAATATAAAACCTTTGTATGGGGCTTTGCAGTTTAGGGAAAACTCTGGGGATGTTTCAGAATTCAGCCACTTCCTCCTGTCTTTGTACCGTTTGATTAAAGAAGGGGACACCATTCTCCTGGATTTGTGGGAAAAACTCTTTGGCTGCCATATCTCCAAACCAGGCAAGGTCCttccaaaagggaaaaaacaatgtacaggaaAGGAGAATTTAGGAGATattccagattttatttttgaaatgagCATGACAGGTGAAAGTTACAGTATCTATAATGCCATTTATTCAGTGGCACATGCATTGCATGCAATTTACAACTCAAGAGCAAAACCAGCTATGCTGACGCTTGGAAAAAGGATCTCAAATGTGGAGCCATGGCAG ATTCTTGCCAATTTGAGAAATGTCCACTTCAACAACAGTGCTGGAGATGAAATCTCCTTCTCACAAGTTGGACTGAGAACTGCTCGTTATGATATCGTCAACTGGGTTGTCCATCCCAATAAATCTTTAGTCCCTGTGAAAGTTGGGCAAAAGGATCCCAGGGCTGCCCCAGGCCAGGATTTCACCATTAACACTGATGGGATCATCTGGGCCACAAAG aaggtgccctttgccaggtgtggcaAGAAGAGGTGCCATGCAGGAGAGAGTAGACAAGTTCCAGAGGGCAAGCCCATTTGCTGCTACAAATGTGCCGAATGTCCAGAAGGAACCATCTCAAATCAAACAG ATGCAGCCCAGTGTGATCCCTGCCCAGAAGACAAGTATCCCAACAAGGAGAAGGACCAATGCATTGTCAAGAAGATCCATTTCCTCAGCTATCAAGAGACCCTGGGTTACACTTTGGCTTCTCtagctcttttcctttctctgatcaCATCTGCAGTACTGGTGGTTTTCCGTAAACATCATGAAACACCAATagtcaaggccaacaaccgagatctcacctatatcctcctggtctccctcctgctctgcttcctctgctccttcctcttcattggtcaacccagGAAGCTCACTTGTCTATTCCGACAAACTGcctttgccattttcttttctcttgcgGTTTCCTCTGTGCTGGCAAAAACAgtcatggtggttctggccttcatggcTACCAAACCAGGAAACAGGGCAAGGAAATTCTTAGGAAAACCACTGACCAATTGCATTATCTTAGCCTGTCCCCTGGTCCAAGCAGTTCTTTGTGCCATCTGGCTGATaacctctcccccatttcccaacttggacTTCCACTCCTTGGAAGGAGAGACCATCTTGGAATGTCAGGAAGGCTCAGTTTCCATGTTTTACACAGTCCTAGCCTACCTGGGTTTTCTGGCCCTTGTGAGTTTTATAACAGCCTTTCTGGCTAGGAAACTGCCTGATAGCTTTAACGAAGCCAAattcattacttttagcatgctggtcttttgcagtgtttggatctcATTTCttcccacctacctgagcaccaaagggaagtccatggtggccgtcgagatcttctccatcttggcctctgggGCTGGGCTCTTGGTTTGtatatttttccccaaatgctacattatcctACTGAGGCCCCAATTGAATTGCCGAGATAATATAATGGGGCACAAAAAACTCTGA